From a single Gemmatimonadota bacterium genomic region:
- a CDS encoding MaoC family dehydratase N-terminal domain-containing protein produces the protein MSGETLTDWIGRTRSSTDLLAPFPARAMCALLDRDPAALDTGAALPDGWHWLYFHEPAPSSALGADGHERRGDFLPPVPLPRRMWAGGRLQFGPPLRLGQMAWRRSTIQTVEEKIGRSGPLVFVTVGHEVSVAEGPSVREEQDLVYRDPVPGEVPPRAPAGGAAPPADARSIGSFATDPVALFRFSALTFNGHRIHYDQPYATGVEGYPGLVVHGPLLALLLLDGARRVARQTSATATVTRFSYRALSPVFCGERVLLHAREMDGDSHTLELWAGTDRSSAMAATAEFALAPPQRTWLT, from the coding sequence ATGAGCGGCGAGACGTTGACCGACTGGATCGGCCGCACGCGCTCCAGCACCGATCTGCTCGCGCCCTTCCCTGCGCGCGCCATGTGCGCGCTGCTGGACCGCGATCCCGCTGCGCTGGACACCGGCGCCGCTCTGCCGGACGGCTGGCACTGGCTGTACTTCCACGAGCCGGCCCCCTCCTCGGCACTGGGGGCGGACGGTCACGAGCGTCGGGGTGACTTCCTCCCCCCCGTGCCCCTGCCCCGCCGTATGTGGGCCGGCGGGCGGCTCCAGTTCGGACCGCCGCTCCGGTTGGGTCAGATGGCCTGGCGCCGTTCCACCATCCAGACGGTAGAGGAGAAGATCGGGCGCTCCGGGCCCCTGGTCTTCGTGACGGTCGGGCACGAGGTCAGTGTCGCTGAGGGCCCCTCGGTGCGCGAGGAGCAGGATCTCGTCTACCGCGACCCGGTGCCGGGCGAGGTGCCCCCGCGCGCGCCCGCGGGTGGAGCAGCGCCGCCTGCCGACGCGCGCTCCATCGGATCCTTCGCCACCGATCCGGTCGCGTTGTTCCGGTTCTCGGCGCTCACCTTCAACGGGCATCGGATCCACTACGACCAGCCCTACGCCACCGGCGTGGAGGGCTACCCCGGTCTCGTGGTGCACGGGCCTCTCCTGGCGCTGCTGCTCCTGGACGGCGCCCGGCGGGTCGCGCGTCAGACATCGGCCACCGCCACGGTCACGCGCTTCTCGTATCGCGCGCTTTCTCCCGTCTTCTGCGGTGAGCGGGTGCTCCTGCACGCACGAGAGATGGACGGAGACTCCCACACCCTCGAGCTGTGGGCGGGCACCGACCGGAGCAGCGCTATGGCGGCCACGGCAGAGTTCGCACTCGCACCGCCGCAGCGGACGTGGCTCACATGA
- a CDS encoding metallophosphoesterase: protein MRILFFADSHLGFDLPARPRVKRRRRGYDFQANHERALEAAVRLKVDAVVHGGDVFHRSRVARSLAHQAFAPFERVADKGIPVFVVPGNHERSRMPHGRAAAHRQVRVFDRARTYVIDVRGTRVALAGFPYERRGVRHSFADRLAATGIDSAQADIRVLCMHHCVEGARVGPSDYTFRGAAAVVRARDLPSGVAAVLSGHIHRHQVLTQDLSARRLPAPVLYPGSVERTSVAEAGETKGFLLLTLAAGGAGGVLRDWRFLPLPARPLVRCELEPDGASPSRSHLERMVRQALAAYPSDAVVRLTLRQVAGTPLPWPSADVIRRLAPPSMNVDVVLRDARGARVVLPQRRRRNAQPRLADW, encoded by the coding sequence GTGCGCATCCTCTTCTTCGCGGACTCGCACCTGGGCTTCGATCTCCCAGCGCGGCCCCGCGTGAAACGCCGCCGGCGTGGCTACGATTTCCAGGCCAACCACGAGCGGGCGCTGGAGGCCGCGGTGCGACTCAAGGTGGATGCGGTGGTTCACGGGGGGGACGTCTTCCACCGCTCGCGGGTCGCTCGCTCCCTCGCGCACCAGGCGTTCGCGCCCTTCGAGCGGGTGGCGGACAAGGGCATCCCGGTGTTCGTGGTGCCCGGCAACCACGAGCGCTCACGCATGCCTCACGGCCGGGCCGCGGCGCATCGCCAGGTTCGGGTCTTCGATCGCGCCCGGACCTACGTCATCGATGTGCGCGGCACCCGGGTGGCTCTGGCGGGCTTCCCCTACGAGCGCAGGGGAGTGCGACACTCGTTCGCTGACCGCTTGGCGGCGACCGGGATCGACTCCGCGCAGGCCGACATCCGAGTGCTCTGCATGCACCACTGCGTCGAAGGCGCACGGGTCGGTCCGTCCGACTACACGTTCCGGGGGGCCGCCGCCGTGGTGCGGGCACGCGACCTACCCTCCGGCGTCGCCGCCGTGTTGTCGGGGCACATCCACCGTCATCAGGTGCTGACGCAGGACCTGTCCGCTCGGCGGCTCCCGGCGCCGGTCCTCTATCCTGGTTCGGTGGAGAGGACCTCCGTCGCGGAGGCCGGAGAGACCAAGGGCTTCCTTCTGCTCACGCTGGCCGCGGGGGGAGCGGGAGGGGTACTTCGTGACTGGCGCTTCCTGCCTCTGCCGGCGCGCCCGCTGGTCCGTTGCGAGCTCGAGCCGGACGGCGCTTCACCGTCCCGCAGTCACCTCGAACGCATGGTGCGGCAGGCCCTGGCCGCGTATCCGTCGGACGCGGTGGTTCGTCTTACCCTGCGGCAGGTGGCGGGTACGCCGCTGCCGTGGCCGTCCGCGGACGTGATCCGTCGCCTCGCCCCGCCGTCGATGAACGTCGACGTGGTCCTGCGTGATGCGCGCGGAGCACGCGTTGTTCTGCCACAGCGTAGACGCAGGAACGCGCAACCGCGGCTGGCCGACTGGTAG
- a CDS encoding CoA ester lyase — MPLAHPRLRPRRTILFVPGDRPDRFEKACASGADAVCIDLEDAVAASAKARARAAALEFIGSVCVPGSVDSGPELILRINAFGSEAGALDLAALEESCAAPHALMLPKVQGPDDVNAVALHLETHSATGAALLPLIESAAGLHQVEAVACASVRVAALPMGGLDLAADLGAVPEWDSLLYARSRIVHAAALAGIAALDVPFTHVEDLEGLEREASRVRRLGFQGKMAIHPGHVPILHDVFTPAPSEVERARQLVEAADAAAAGQEGVFVVEGKMIDAPVVRAARATLARARSMDARARKDA; from the coding sequence GTGCCCCTCGCTCATCCCCGCCTGCGACCACGGCGTACCATCCTCTTCGTCCCGGGCGACCGGCCGGATCGTTTCGAGAAGGCCTGCGCCTCGGGCGCCGATGCCGTCTGCATCGATCTGGAAGACGCCGTGGCCGCGTCGGCGAAGGCCCGGGCGCGCGCGGCCGCCCTCGAGTTCATCGGATCGGTGTGCGTGCCCGGCAGCGTCGACTCGGGCCCGGAGCTGATCCTCCGCATCAATGCCTTCGGAAGCGAAGCGGGCGCGTTGGACCTGGCGGCGCTGGAGGAGAGCTGCGCCGCGCCCCATGCGCTCATGCTGCCCAAGGTGCAGGGCCCCGACGACGTGAACGCAGTCGCGCTGCACCTGGAGACGCACTCGGCCACCGGTGCTGCGCTTCTTCCCCTGATCGAGAGCGCAGCCGGGCTCCACCAGGTCGAGGCGGTGGCCTGTGCGAGCGTGCGCGTGGCTGCGCTGCCGATGGGAGGGTTGGACCTGGCGGCGGACCTGGGCGCGGTCCCCGAGTGGGACAGCCTGCTCTACGCCCGTTCACGGATCGTGCATGCCGCAGCTCTGGCCGGCATCGCGGCGCTGGACGTCCCCTTCACCCATGTCGAAGACCTGGAGGGCCTCGAACGAGAGGCGTCGCGCGTGCGGCGGCTGGGCTTCCAGGGGAAGATGGCCATCCACCCCGGTCATGTGCCCATCCTGCACGACGTGTTCACCCCCGCCCCGAGCGAGGTCGAGCGGGCCCGACAGTTGGTCGAGGCTGCGGACGCCGCAGCGGCGGGGCAGGAAGGCGTGTTCGTGGTCGAGGGCAAGATGATCGACGCGCCGGTGGTTCGGGCGGCCCGCGCGACGCTGGCGCGGGCGCGGTCCATGGATGCGCGCGCGCGGAAGGACGCATGA
- a CDS encoding ADOP family duplicated permease yields MRDLKDGLRHLAHRPGFTLLAVGTLALGLAASSAVFTYVNAYQQPFPGADAGGLYQIYQHSPATPYDALSYPDFEDLVASAGAPVELAGVGQSLFAASARHESLTEVVFGQAVTGAFFPVARVDMALGRALTPGDDRADAPAAVVISHEYWRRRYASSSDVLGSTLLLNNDPYTIVGVTGPEFLGTSSAFRPEIWLPFESYMRVYWARSDTRNDRSARVMLPFLRLADRSQLGPTSEALSTLADGLDRAAPLPERTRTFTLQPATWISPATREAEAATTRVLKLAAAALLLLACANVSNIVLAAGARRRWELSLRSALGASRWRLVRQLLVESVLLSLLAGGAALLFAGPAGARLGSYFARPSVWGSNVSRTIEPDLRVLAFGVLIAVVAGLVTGLLPALRVAHRDPAAALATGPEGEQSSGRRRWLVSSGDVLIAVQVALSVVLLLVAALVVRTFDVAGRVDAGFAVEHTLASYVSTSSMGVPVEERHRFFQQLIERFQEQPWVEAATVAQSAPLSDHPSEDLRLPGLSTPVRTTVARVWPGYFETLEMEIVRGRSLLATDTAVAAGVVIVNEALAARMAPGGDVLGEKLWWPGADGEPDRGYDVVGVVRNARITRLLEDPEPTAFFSLPQHYSAPGNAFLVRVAGPPGEAADRLEGELRRVDPRIAIVNILPYGEVVRGFLYTQRMNAELFGITAALGLLLAAAGIFAVVALAVTRRRREIGIRMAVGADRGSIARLVIVTLARPLGLGVLLGGGLALLAVRGIADLLWGVAPGDPLALTAAAGVLLIAVALAVALPLFRALSVDPVRTLRAE; encoded by the coding sequence ATGCGGGACCTCAAGGACGGACTGCGCCACCTGGCGCATCGCCCGGGCTTCACGCTACTCGCGGTCGGCACGCTGGCCCTGGGTCTCGCGGCGAGCTCGGCGGTCTTCACCTATGTGAACGCCTACCAGCAGCCCTTCCCGGGGGCCGATGCCGGCGGACTGTACCAGATCTACCAGCACTCGCCCGCGACCCCGTACGACGCGCTGTCCTATCCGGACTTCGAGGACCTGGTCGCCAGCGCAGGCGCCCCGGTCGAGCTCGCCGGGGTAGGTCAGAGCCTGTTCGCCGCCAGCGCCCGCCACGAGTCACTCACCGAGGTGGTGTTCGGCCAGGCGGTGACCGGCGCGTTCTTCCCGGTGGCCCGCGTGGACATGGCACTCGGCCGCGCCCTCACGCCCGGAGACGACCGGGCGGACGCGCCAGCGGCGGTCGTGATTTCGCACGAGTACTGGCGGCGGCGCTACGCATCTTCCAGCGACGTGCTGGGAAGCACGCTTCTGCTCAACAACGATCCCTACACGATCGTGGGGGTGACCGGCCCGGAGTTCCTCGGCACCAGCTCCGCGTTCCGGCCCGAGATCTGGCTCCCGTTCGAGTCGTACATGCGCGTGTATTGGGCGCGCTCCGACACGCGGAACGACCGCAGTGCCCGGGTCATGCTGCCGTTCCTCCGCCTCGCCGACCGCTCCCAGCTCGGTCCCACATCGGAGGCTCTCTCCACGCTGGCCGACGGCCTGGACCGGGCCGCACCCCTACCCGAACGCACCCGGACGTTCACCCTGCAGCCCGCCACCTGGATCAGCCCCGCCACGCGGGAGGCGGAAGCCGCGACCACGCGCGTGCTGAAGCTCGCCGCCGCCGCGTTGTTGCTGTTGGCCTGCGCCAACGTCTCCAACATCGTGCTGGCGGCGGGTGCGCGCCGGCGCTGGGAGCTGTCCCTGCGCAGTGCGCTGGGGGCCTCGCGCTGGAGGCTGGTTCGCCAGCTGCTGGTGGAGAGCGTCCTGCTCTCGCTGCTGGCAGGAGGCGCCGCCCTGCTCTTCGCGGGCCCGGCCGGGGCGCGGCTGGGCTCCTACTTCGCTCGCCCGAGCGTGTGGGGCTCCAACGTGTCGCGCACCATCGAGCCCGACCTCCGCGTCCTGGCGTTCGGTGTGCTGATCGCGGTCGTCGCCGGGCTGGTGACCGGGCTGCTTCCAGCCCTGCGGGTGGCGCACCGGGATCCCGCCGCGGCCTTGGCCACCGGTCCCGAAGGGGAGCAGAGTTCGGGACGGCGCAGATGGCTGGTGTCCTCGGGGGACGTTCTCATCGCCGTGCAGGTGGCGCTTTCGGTGGTGCTGCTTCTGGTCGCCGCTCTGGTGGTGCGCACGTTCGACGTCGCTGGGCGCGTGGACGCCGGCTTCGCGGTGGAGCACACCCTGGCCAGCTACGTGAGCACCAGCAGCATGGGCGTGCCGGTCGAGGAACGGCACCGCTTCTTCCAGCAGCTCATCGAGCGCTTCCAGGAACAGCCGTGGGTCGAGGCCGCCACGGTGGCACAGAGCGCGCCGCTCTCCGACCATCCGTCCGAGGACCTGCGGCTTCCCGGTCTGTCCACCCCGGTGCGCACGACCGTGGCCCGCGTATGGCCCGGATACTTCGAGACACTGGAGATGGAGATCGTGCGCGGGCGCTCCTTGCTGGCCACCGATACGGCGGTGGCCGCAGGGGTGGTGATCGTGAACGAGGCCCTGGCTGCACGCATGGCGCCCGGGGGTGACGTGCTCGGGGAGAAGCTCTGGTGGCCGGGCGCGGACGGAGAGCCGGATCGCGGATACGATGTGGTGGGTGTGGTCCGCAATGCGCGCATCACGCGACTGCTCGAGGACCCGGAGCCCACGGCCTTCTTCTCCTTGCCGCAGCACTACTCCGCGCCCGGCAACGCCTTCCTGGTCCGGGTCGCCGGGCCACCCGGCGAAGCCGCGGACCGCCTCGAAGGGGAGTTGCGGCGCGTCGACCCCCGGATCGCGATCGTCAACATCCTCCCGTACGGTGAGGTGGTGCGCGGCTTCCTCTACACCCAACGCATGAACGCCGAGCTCTTCGGCATCACCGCCGCGCTGGGACTGTTGCTGGCCGCGGCCGGGATCTTCGCCGTGGTGGCTCTAGCCGTGACGCGCCGGCGGCGCGAGATCGGCATCCGCATGGCCGTCGGTGCCGATCGAGGCTCGATCGCCCGTCTGGTGATCGTTACGCTGGCCCGGCCGCTGGGCCTGGGCGTGCTGCTGGGGGGCGGACTCGCCCTGCTGGCCGTTCGCGGCATCGCCGATCTCCTGTGGGGCGTCGCACCCGGCGATCCACTCGCGCTCACGGCCGCGGCGGGTGTGCTGCTCATCGCGGTGGCGCTGGCGGTGGCGCTCCCACTGTTCAGAGCCCTCAGCGTGGACCCGGTGCGCACGCTGCGCGCCGAGTAG
- a CDS encoding acyl-CoA dehydrogenase family protein, with product MEDQLREAVRSLCSRYPDRYWGELDRTRSYPEAFVRELTEAGYLSCLIPEHFGGGGLGMREASLILEEINRSGGNAAACHAQMYTMGTVLRHGSEAQKERYLPGIARGELRLQAFAVTEPDAGSDTTSIRTFARREGDRYVVRGKKIFISRVQHSDLMVLLARTSRPEDVQKKTQGLSVFLIDLREVGEGLRVQPVDTMINHETNEVFFDDLEIPASSLVGEEGKGFSYILSGMNAERILLASESVGDALYFTDRATRYASEREVFGRPIGQNQGVQFPIAAAYVRTRAAAALRDQAAALYDAGLPCGAEANMCKLVASEAAWDAANAAMDAFGGYGLAEEYGIERKFREARLYLVAPISNNLVLSYVGQHVLGMPRSF from the coding sequence ATGGAAGATCAGCTTCGCGAAGCCGTCCGTAGCCTCTGCAGCCGCTACCCTGACCGCTACTGGGGGGAGCTGGACCGGACGCGTTCCTACCCGGAGGCGTTCGTCCGGGAGCTCACCGAGGCCGGATACCTCTCCTGTCTGATCCCCGAGCACTTCGGCGGGGGCGGGCTGGGGATGCGCGAGGCCAGCTTGATCCTGGAGGAGATCAACCGCTCCGGAGGCAACGCGGCCGCCTGCCACGCGCAGATGTACACGATGGGCACCGTGCTGCGGCACGGCTCCGAGGCGCAGAAGGAGCGCTACCTGCCCGGCATCGCCCGCGGCGAGCTGCGCCTGCAGGCCTTCGCGGTCACCGAGCCGGACGCCGGATCGGACACGACTAGCATCCGGACCTTCGCGCGGCGCGAAGGCGATCGCTACGTGGTGCGCGGCAAGAAGATCTTCATCTCCCGCGTGCAGCACTCGGACTTGATGGTGTTGCTGGCCCGCACGAGCAGACCGGAGGACGTTCAGAAGAAGACCCAGGGTCTGTCGGTGTTCCTGATCGACCTGCGGGAGGTGGGTGAGGGGCTCCGCGTGCAGCCCGTAGACACCATGATCAACCACGAGACCAACGAGGTCTTCTTCGACGACCTGGAGATCCCAGCCTCCAGCCTCGTGGGCGAGGAGGGGAAGGGCTTTTCCTACATCCTCAGCGGAATGAACGCGGAGCGCATCCTGTTGGCGTCGGAGTCCGTGGGCGATGCGCTCTACTTCACCGATCGCGCCACCCGCTACGCCTCCGAACGAGAGGTGTTCGGTCGGCCCATCGGACAGAACCAGGGCGTGCAGTTTCCGATCGCCGCCGCGTACGTGCGCACGCGCGCCGCGGCGGCGCTGCGTGACCAGGCCGCCGCCTTGTACGACGCCGGGCTCCCGTGCGGGGCCGAGGCCAACATGTGCAAGCTGGTGGCGTCGGAGGCGGCCTGGGACGCCGCCAATGCGGCCATGGACGCGTTCGGCGGGTACGGGCTGGCCGAGGAATACGGCATCGAGCGCAAGTTCCGAGAGGCGCGCCTCTATCTGGTGGCCCCGATCTCCAACAACCTCGTGCTCAGCTACGTGGGTCAGCACGTGCTCGGCATGCCCCGATCGTTCTGA
- a CDS encoding M20/M25/M40 family metallo-hydrolase has protein sequence MPRCPAPLSSLVVLAAPLLFTPPMAAQQPAQEADEGIQTLVARLDLEQYKATLKGLTQFGDRRQGTQRNRDAVDWIEAQLKAFGCTNTERITYEYTSPPPRGGGGPPAGRRAPEVEDLTTPTGGRVGRRGSGPGGSMIFGHRGPTGVNRDPMAQPDERIRALDAEEPVDGERQQVYCTKVGTTHPDEMYIVGGHMDGHGVNEAVNDDGSGTALVMELARIFSAPDVQTERSIRFVLWNNEETGLNGARAYVEQRQALQGIEQPRGSGQYPEPRWLGMVQHDMMLWDHGAPRPDGTVSRDQRPEADVNIEFQSNSERASDSMGLAFFFKSANERYATDYPATVGPHMTNTDSTPFMDIVPSISLRENERGAQVGAGWDPNWHQPTDVFITYSDDDFRLGLNAAQTTLAAIAELTGTTLRR, from the coding sequence ATGCCTCGCTGCCCTGCCCCGCTGTCCTCGCTGGTCGTCTTGGCCGCCCCGCTGCTCTTCACGCCGCCCATGGCCGCCCAGCAACCGGCCCAAGAGGCCGACGAGGGCATTCAGACGCTGGTGGCACGCCTGGACCTGGAGCAGTACAAGGCTACGCTCAAGGGCCTGACCCAATTCGGAGACCGCCGTCAGGGAACGCAGCGCAATCGCGACGCCGTCGACTGGATCGAGGCGCAGCTGAAGGCATTCGGCTGCACCAACACCGAGCGCATCACCTACGAGTACACCTCGCCACCTCCGCGTGGCGGCGGCGGGCCCCCTGCAGGCCGCCGTGCCCCCGAAGTCGAGGATCTCACCACGCCCACGGGGGGTCGGGTGGGACGGCGCGGGTCGGGCCCCGGAGGCAGCATGATCTTCGGGCACCGCGGACCCACGGGCGTCAACCGGGATCCGATGGCGCAGCCGGATGAGCGCATCCGCGCGCTCGACGCCGAAGAGCCGGTCGACGGGGAGCGGCAACAGGTCTATTGCACCAAGGTGGGGACCACCCATCCGGACGAGATGTACATCGTGGGCGGACACATGGACGGCCACGGCGTGAACGAAGCCGTCAACGACGACGGGTCCGGCACCGCGTTGGTCATGGAGCTGGCGCGCATCTTCAGCGCACCCGACGTCCAGACCGAGCGTTCCATCCGCTTCGTGCTCTGGAACAACGAGGAGACGGGCCTCAACGGTGCGCGCGCCTACGTGGAGCAGCGTCAGGCGCTCCAGGGCATCGAGCAGCCCCGGGGCTCTGGGCAGTATCCAGAGCCACGCTGGCTCGGCATGGTCCAGCACGACATGATGCTCTGGGATCACGGCGCACCCCGACCCGACGGGACGGTGAGCCGGGATCAGCGTCCGGAGGCAGACGTCAACATCGAGTTCCAGTCGAACTCGGAACGGGCGAGCGACTCCATGGGGCTGGCGTTCTTCTTCAAGTCGGCCAATGAACGCTACGCCACGGATTATCCGGCCACGGTGGGTCCACATATGACCAACACCGATTCCACTCCCTTCATGGACATCGTCCCCTCGATCAGCCTGAGGGAGAACGAGCGGGGCGCGCAGGTGGGCGCGGGATGGGATCCGAACTGGCACCAACCGACCGACGTCTTCATCACCTACTCGGATGACGACTTCCGCTTGGGGCTCAACGCGGCCCAGACCACGTTGGCGGCGATCGCGGAGCTGACGGGGACGACCCTGAGGCGCTGA
- a CDS encoding MmgE/PrpD family protein has translation MSALDSATLTRELTRLVRTAPVAPDDLRSAERYVRDWVGSLVAGHATPAGRALLAYADGQQDLESRIFLAAALSHITETDDLHRASVTHPACVVIPAALVLGHSLGASGAAVLRAVLSGYEAMLRVGEALGPAHYRLFHNTATAGVFGSAAAAASLLDLDEDQWVWALGNAGTQAAGLWQFKHDASMSKHLHAGHAAQAGVRAALLAQRGFTGPSAILEGEQGFFRALCPDARPEAVLERAYGWKLAETSLKPYPCCRHTHPAIDAALEIQHARAEAGLDVSAVRALRVQTYSAARQVTDDPDPQVPYAAKFSIQFCVATALLRGRPELASFESPRLEDAAVRALLRRTEVSVVPDLEAAYPARWGAAVEVDWREGGTSHARCEAARGDPEAPLDDRSLDEKVRALLRYGGLEDDAAEALLHASRALAQGGDVFPLPLSPSNSPNGTTR, from the coding sequence ATGAGCGCGCTCGACTCCGCTACGCTCACACGAGAGCTCACGCGCCTCGTTCGCACAGCACCGGTGGCACCCGACGATCTCCGTAGCGCAGAGCGCTACGTGCGCGATTGGGTCGGCTCTTTGGTGGCCGGCCACGCCACACCCGCGGGCCGCGCCCTGCTCGCCTACGCAGACGGCCAGCAGGATCTGGAGTCGAGGATTTTCCTGGCGGCGGCGCTCTCGCACATCACGGAAACCGACGACCTGCACAGGGCGTCCGTGACGCATCCGGCCTGCGTTGTGATTCCTGCCGCGCTGGTGCTCGGGCACTCCCTGGGCGCGAGTGGCGCCGCCGTGCTCCGCGCCGTGCTCTCCGGGTACGAGGCGATGCTGCGGGTAGGCGAGGCGCTGGGGCCCGCTCACTACCGTCTGTTCCACAATACCGCCACCGCCGGTGTGTTCGGTTCAGCGGCCGCGGCAGCCAGTCTGCTCGACCTGGACGAGGACCAGTGGGTGTGGGCACTGGGGAATGCCGGGACGCAGGCCGCAGGGCTGTGGCAGTTCAAGCACGACGCCAGCATGTCCAAACACCTGCATGCCGGACACGCGGCCCAGGCGGGTGTGCGGGCGGCGCTGCTGGCCCAGCGTGGCTTCACCGGACCCAGCGCCATCTTGGAAGGAGAGCAGGGCTTCTTCCGCGCACTCTGTCCGGACGCCCGTCCCGAAGCGGTGTTGGAGCGAGCCTACGGGTGGAAGCTCGCCGAGACCTCCCTCAAGCCCTATCCCTGCTGTCGGCACACGCACCCCGCCATCGACGCCGCCCTGGAGATCCAGCATGCCCGCGCTGAGGCCGGGCTGGACGTCTCGGCGGTACGCGCCCTCCGGGTGCAGACCTACTCGGCTGCCCGGCAGGTCACCGATGACCCGGATCCGCAGGTGCCGTACGCTGCCAAGTTCAGCATCCAGTTCTGCGTCGCCACCGCGTTGCTGCGCGGCCGGCCCGAGCTGGCGTCCTTCGAATCACCCCGGCTGGAGGATGCAGCAGTGCGGGCACTGCTCCGCCGCACCGAGGTGTCCGTGGTTCCCGACCTCGAAGCCGCCTACCCTGCCCGCTGGGGCGCCGCGGTGGAGGTGGACTGGCGGGAGGGGGGGACCTCGCACGCCCGCTGTGAGGCTGCCCGCGGCGATCCGGAAGCTCCTCTGGACGATCGGTCTCTGGACGAGAAGGTCCGCGCGCTGCTCCGCTACGGCGGCCTGGAAGACGACGCGGCAGAAGCGCTGCTCCATGCGTCCCGCGCCCTGGCTCAGGGAGGAGACGTGTTTCCTCTGCCCCTCTCCCCGAGCAACTCGCCCAACGGCACCACCCGGTAG
- a CDS encoding amidohydrolase family protein, producing MIIDFHNHYYPPEYLEELRRGSSRYRITEDADGNPVLHSPGDYNIVVPGHRDAAFRTTVLDDAGVDRQVITFTAPGTAMETPERAVELCRIVNDALAKVVATYPDRYATLATLPMQDPQAATAELLRVMDELGLKGAMLYSNASGVALSDRRFWPLYEKAAERDAVLYIHPTYPVGVEAMTEYMLMPMVGFLMDTTLAAASLVYSGTMERFQGIRWVLAHLGGAVPYMAERFDRGFEAYPECREHIRTPPSEQLSRCYYDTVNFNPDALAFTIRFAGVDRILAGSDYPHQIGSLAKMKSSLAAVDLSDGDRAKILGGNAARLLGL from the coding sequence ATGATCATCGACTTCCACAACCACTACTATCCGCCCGAGTACCTCGAGGAGTTGCGTCGGGGCTCCAGCCGCTACCGCATCACCGAGGATGCGGACGGGAACCCCGTCCTGCACTCGCCGGGTGACTACAACATCGTGGTGCCGGGGCACCGGGACGCGGCCTTCCGCACCACGGTGCTGGATGACGCGGGGGTGGACCGCCAGGTGATCACGTTCACTGCGCCCGGGACCGCGATGGAGACACCCGAGCGTGCAGTGGAGCTGTGCCGCATCGTCAACGACGCTCTGGCCAAGGTGGTCGCGACCTATCCTGACCGCTACGCCACGTTGGCCACCCTTCCCATGCAGGACCCTCAGGCCGCCACGGCCGAGCTGCTGCGCGTCATGGACGAGCTGGGATTGAAGGGCGCCATGCTCTACAGCAACGCCAGCGGAGTGGCGTTGAGCGACCGACGTTTCTGGCCGCTCTATGAGAAGGCCGCCGAGCGAGACGCCGTGCTCTACATCCACCCCACCTATCCCGTGGGTGTGGAGGCGATGACCGAGTACATGTTGATGCCCATGGTCGGCTTCCTCATGGACACGACGCTGGCGGCGGCGTCGCTGGTCTATTCGGGGACCATGGAGCGGTTCCAGGGCATCCGCTGGGTACTGGCGCACCTGGGTGGGGCCGTGCCCTACATGGCGGAGCGCTTCGATCGCGGATTCGAGGCCTACCCGGAGTGTCGGGAGCACATCCGCACCCCGCCCAGCGAACAGTTGTCCCGCTGCTACTACGACACGGTCAACTTCAACCCCGACGCACTGGCGTTCACCATCCGCTTCGCCGGCGTGGACCGGATCCTGGCGGGCAGCGACTACCCCCACCAGATCGGGAGCCTGGCGAAGATGAAGTCGAGCTTGGCAGCCGTGGACTTGAGCGACGGGGATCGCGCCAAGATCCTCGGGGGGAACGCGGCTCGGTTGTTGGGGCTGTAG
- a CDS encoding chitin deacetylase family protein translates to MELLVPIVLGLSLIGSAVTAIPTLVVEWARHDTPEVVFYAETSQPVVALTIDDGPSEATSEILEVLDEYGVRATFFLIGEHLRAHLDLARRLVRDGHELGNHMMVDEPSIDLSPEAFHSQLLQMDRLLEGFGGSHWFRPGSGWYDDRMVEEAGRLGYTTVLGSVYPFDAQVSAPWLSSWYVSNLASPGAIIVLHDGAERGPRTADALRSILPDLLSRGYRVVPLGELLGERGRGNTSPP, encoded by the coding sequence ATGGAGCTTCTCGTCCCCATCGTGCTGGGCCTCAGCCTGATTGGATCCGCGGTGACCGCCATTCCCACCCTGGTGGTCGAGTGGGCCCGTCATGACACGCCGGAGGTGGTCTTCTACGCTGAGACCTCCCAGCCTGTGGTGGCGCTGACGATCGACGACGGCCCCTCGGAGGCGACCTCCGAGATCCTGGAGGTCCTCGACGAATACGGCGTGCGCGCCACCTTCTTCCTGATCGGAGAGCACCTGCGCGCGCATCTCGACCTGGCGCGTCGGCTGGTGCGGGACGGGCATGAGCTGGGGAACCACATGATGGTGGACGAGCCCTCCATCGATCTTTCGCCGGAGGCCTTCCACAGCCAGCTCCTGCAGATGGATCGCCTGCTCGAAGGCTTCGGCGGCAGTCACTGGTTCCGGCCGGGGTCCGGCTGGTACGACGACCGCATGGTGGAGGAGGCCGGGCGCCTCGGATACACCACGGTGCTGGGCTCGGTCTATCCCTTCGACGCCCAGGTCTCCGCCCCCTGGCTCTCCAGCTGGTACGTGTCCAACCTGGCCAGCCCGGGCGCCATCATCGTGCTGCATGACGGGGCGGAGCGGGGTCCCCGGACGGCGGACGCGCTGCGGTCCATCCTCCCGGACCTGCTGTCGCGCGGCTACCGGGTGGTGCCGTTGGGCGAGTTGCTCGGGGAGAGGGGCAGAGGAAACACGTCTCCTCCCTGA